From Algoriphagus sp. NG3, the proteins below share one genomic window:
- a CDS encoding NAD(P)-binding domain-containing protein produces the protein MAVNIRYKTKIVIIGAGQAGLSAGYHLKNMGWQVGKDFIMLDGAAKAGGAWQSRWDSLTLRTVNGIHDLPGMSFAETLENGDSEVQANSAVPHYFDLYEKKYGLQVYRPVKVEQVFLHGNRFFIDTSSTAFSALGIINATGIWESPYIPEYPGAAYFEGEQLHTRDFKDVSRFEGKHVVLVGGGISAIQLLDQISKVTATTWVTRRPPEFRKVPFDDVAGSMAVAKVDERVRKGLLPQSVVSVTGLPYTPEIEAMEKRGVLQRFPMFSEITKRGVKWEDGTEADADIIFWNTGFRWPMKHLDLVVPREEGGGIRMSGRLATEVAKEPRIHLVGYGPSASTIGANRAGAAAARELVKTLERFN, from the coding sequence ATGGCAGTAAATATCCGTTATAAAACAAAAATAGTCATCATAGGAGCAGGTCAGGCAGGGCTTTCTGCGGGGTATCATCTCAAAAATATGGGATGGCAGGTCGGTAAGGATTTCATTATGCTAGACGGAGCTGCAAAGGCAGGGGGTGCATGGCAATCGCGTTGGGATTCGCTGACCTTAAGGACGGTAAACGGAATCCATGATTTACCGGGCATGTCCTTTGCGGAAACGTTGGAAAATGGTGACTCTGAAGTGCAGGCGAATTCTGCGGTTCCACATTACTTTGATTTGTACGAGAAGAAATATGGTCTTCAGGTCTATCGTCCAGTAAAAGTGGAGCAAGTGTTTTTGCACGGAAACCGCTTTTTTATCGATACCTCATCCACTGCTTTTTCTGCGTTGGGAATCATCAATGCAACCGGCATCTGGGAAAGTCCTTACATTCCGGAATACCCAGGTGCAGCATACTTTGAAGGAGAGCAATTGCATACCCGGGATTTTAAAGATGTTTCCCGTTTTGAAGGTAAGCATGTTGTCCTCGTAGGGGGCGGCATATCTGCGATTCAATTGTTGGATCAGATTTCAAAAGTGACAGCAACTACATGGGTTACACGCAGGCCACCGGAATTCAGGAAAGTCCCTTTTGATGATGTGGCAGGAAGTATGGCAGTGGCTAAGGTAGATGAACGCGTAAGAAAAGGTTTATTGCCACAGTCTGTGGTTTCTGTCACAGGATTGCCCTATACCCCTGAAATCGAAGCTATGGAGAAGAGAGGGGTGCTCCAGCGTTTTCCCATGTTTAGTGAAATTACCAAGAGGGGTGTTAAGTGGGAGGATGGCACTGAAGCTGACGCAGATATAATCTTTTGGAATACCGGCTTTAGATGGCCTATGAAGCATTTGGATTTAGTCGTTCCGCGAGAAGAAGGCGGTGGAATTAGGATGTCGGGAAGATTGGCAACTGAAGTGGCCAAAGAACCCCGGATTCATTTGGTAGGGTATGGTCCTTCTGCATCTACTATTGGGGCTAACAGAGCAGGAGCCGCTGCCGCCAGGGAATTGGTGAAGACCTTGGAGCGTTTTAACTAG
- a CDS encoding AraC family transcriptional regulator produces the protein MEFKAKYITDDIKLSCYEDKFFKSDIMFDHHMLVWFISGETKIVQADATYLFKEGDIFLIPRNQLATIINYPKDGRPHKSVVMHLSTERLWEFYAKLDVKPRTTQQRILRYNNHPLLKSCLSSLLPYFEMEDLPGEIASLKITEAISILRSIDQGIDHVLANFEEPGKIDLVAYMEKNFMFNLPLEKFGYLTGRSLTTFKRDFGKAFYTTPQRWLTRKRLELAHYYFVEKKKRPVDVCYEVGFENLSHFSFAFKKHFGYSPSSLVE, from the coding sequence ATGGAATTTAAAGCAAAATATATAACGGACGACATCAAACTTTCCTGCTACGAGGATAAGTTTTTTAAATCGGACATCATGTTTGACCATCATATGCTTGTATGGTTTATTTCAGGAGAGACTAAAATTGTACAGGCTGATGCCACCTATCTGTTTAAAGAAGGGGATATTTTCCTGATTCCCAGAAATCAGCTCGCTACCATAATCAATTATCCAAAAGATGGCAGGCCACACAAAAGTGTGGTCATGCATCTTTCTACCGAAAGATTATGGGAATTTTATGCCAAACTGGATGTAAAACCCAGAACTACGCAGCAGCGGATTCTTCGGTATAATAATCATCCCTTATTGAAAAGTTGCCTCTCATCCCTTCTTCCTTATTTTGAGATGGAAGATCTACCCGGTGAAATTGCTTCATTGAAGATCACTGAAGCCATCAGCATTCTGAGAAGCATTGATCAGGGAATAGATCATGTATTGGCTAATTTCGAAGAGCCCGGAAAAATTGATTTGGTTGCCTATATGGAAAAGAATTTCATGTTCAATCTGCCTTTGGAGAAATTTGGGTACCTCACCGGACGTAGCCTAACCACGTTTAAGCGGGATTTTGGCAAAGCTTTTTATACAACCCCACAGCGTTGGCTTACCCGAAAAAGACTGGAGTTGGCCCACTATTATTTTGTTGAAAAGAAAAAAAGGCCCGTTGATGTCTGTTACGAAGTTGGGTTTGAAAACCTATCGCATTTTTCCTTCGCTTTTAAAAAGCACTTTGGGTATTCTCCTTCTTCGCTCGTTGAATGA
- a CDS encoding Pycsar system effector family protein → MEKFESWIRSMFEYRQKSEFCYHNIDHTLQIVEKSQEIGEYYKLGKEDLEDLYFSSWMHDVGYWDGEGEGHEARGAEMAEQYLVELGINLERIERIKSMILATKIPQKPSNLLEEIICDADLYHLSSEKFYEQTLLLKKEKENSGNEKMPLVEWLRGSQVFMRSHNYHTEYAKKFLQPGKERNLKLIEMKIEEELKDKEANSQGKKSKKEKKKSERGVETMFRITSSNHLQLSALADNKANIMISVNSIIISIVVTVLVRKLEEFPIYTIPTIMLIATCLTAMVFAILATRPKVTTGVVTKEDVSKKQGNLLYFGNFHEMSLSDYKEGMHTLMEDGSYLYDSMITDIYFLGKVLSKKYHLLRKSYNIFMFGFVISVLSFLIATIFFDPVQY, encoded by the coding sequence TTGGAAAAATTCGAGTCCTGGATCAGGAGTATGTTTGAATATCGGCAAAAATCAGAATTTTGCTATCACAATATTGATCATACTTTGCAGATTGTGGAGAAATCCCAAGAAATAGGGGAGTATTATAAACTGGGTAAAGAGGACCTGGAAGATCTATATTTTTCAAGCTGGATGCATGATGTTGGGTATTGGGATGGTGAGGGGGAAGGCCACGAGGCGAGGGGGGCAGAGATGGCTGAACAGTACTTGGTTGAACTTGGAATTAACCTGGAAAGAATCGAGCGTATAAAATCAATGATTCTGGCTACAAAAATTCCGCAAAAGCCCAGTAATCTGCTGGAAGAAATTATATGTGATGCAGATTTATATCACTTAAGTTCGGAGAAGTTTTATGAGCAAACGCTTTTGTTAAAAAAGGAGAAAGAAAATTCAGGAAATGAGAAAATGCCCCTAGTTGAATGGCTCAGAGGAAGTCAGGTATTTATGCGCTCACATAATTACCATACAGAATATGCAAAGAAATTTCTTCAGCCAGGAAAAGAGAGGAATCTCAAACTTATTGAAATGAAAATCGAAGAAGAACTTAAAGATAAAGAAGCCAATTCCCAAGGTAAAAAGAGTAAGAAGGAGAAAAAGAAGTCAGAAAGGGGAGTGGAGACGATGTTCCGGATTACATCCTCCAATCATTTGCAGCTTTCTGCTTTGGCAGATAATAAAGCCAATATAATGATCTCAGTAAATTCGATCATTATTTCCATTGTAGTAACTGTTTTGGTGCGTAAACTCGAAGAATTCCCCATTTACACGATACCTACAATTATGCTGATTGCCACATGCCTCACGGCAATGGTATTTGCCATTTTAGCTACCCGTCCCAAAGTTACAACTGGAGTAGTAACAAAAGAGGACGTCAGCAAAAAGCAGGGCAATCTACTTTATTTTGGGAATTTTCATGAGATGTCACTTTCCGATTATAAGGAAGGAATGCACACCTTAATGGAAGATGGTAGCTACTTATATGACAGTATGATTACGGATATCTATTTTTTAGGGAAAGTGCTTTCCAAAAAGTATCATTTGCTCAGAAAGAGCTACAACATTTTTATGTTTGGGTTTGTGATTTCGGTCCTTTCGTTTTTGATAGCGACGATTTTTTTCGATCCTGTTCAGTATTGA
- a CDS encoding SDR family NAD(P)-dependent oxidoreductase, with protein MRQNNYQGALQRPIGSGFDAASTTTEVIKGIDLSGKIAIVTGGNTGIGLETTKTLAGAGATVIVPARDMEKALQNLKGIANVEVEPMDLMDPGSIDSFAQKFIQSGRPLHLLINNAGIMWVPLRRDSRGIESQLATNYLAMFQLTASLWPALEKANGARVVNLSSHGHQFGQFNFEDPNFLTGEYETLQAYGQSKTAVNLFTLELDNRARFSNVRAYSLHPGSIAGTELGREASVELFQQMGFFDADGNVLPEVAASLKTIPQGAATTVWCATSPKLNDIGGVYCEDGDIAELSHDSGTSAGVKAYSLDETSAARLWGWSEDITGIEFRFLSAYTQGNV; from the coding sequence ATGAGACAAAACAATTATCAAGGGGCGTTGCAAAGACCAATCGGTTCTGGATTTGACGCAGCATCAACGACTACTGAGGTCATTAAAGGTATAGACCTCTCAGGGAAAATAGCCATAGTGACCGGAGGTAACACGGGCATTGGCCTGGAAACTACCAAGACCTTGGCGGGAGCAGGTGCCACAGTTATCGTACCCGCAAGGGACATGGAAAAAGCACTGCAGAACCTCAAAGGCATTGCCAATGTAGAAGTGGAGCCCATGGATTTGATGGATCCCGGTTCTATTGATTCTTTTGCCCAAAAGTTCATCCAATCTGGCAGACCACTGCACCTACTGATCAATAATGCGGGGATCATGTGGGTTCCACTCCGAAGAGATTCCCGGGGGATTGAATCACAATTAGCTACCAACTATTTGGCAATGTTTCAGCTTACCGCCAGCTTATGGCCGGCCCTTGAGAAAGCCAACGGCGCCAGAGTGGTAAACTTATCATCGCATGGGCATCAGTTCGGTCAGTTCAATTTTGAGGATCCTAATTTTCTGACTGGCGAATACGAAACGCTACAGGCTTATGGGCAATCTAAAACAGCGGTCAATCTCTTTACCCTCGAGTTGGATAACAGGGCACGGTTCTCTAATGTTCGTGCATACAGTCTTCACCCGGGCTCTATTGCAGGTACTGAACTTGGAAGAGAGGCTTCCGTGGAGTTGTTTCAGCAAATGGGTTTCTTTGATGCTGATGGTAATGTGCTGCCAGAGGTAGCTGCTTCTTTGAAAACCATCCCACAAGGTGCCGCCACGACGGTGTGGTGTGCCACATCGCCAAAGCTCAATGATATTGGAGGAGTATATTGTGAAGATGGGGACATTGCGGAATTGTCCCATGATTCAGGTACGTCCGCAGGGGTAAAAGCCTATTCATTGGATGAAACTTCTGCCGCTAGGCTGTGGGGGTGGAGTGAGGATATTACAGGTATAGAATTTCGCTTTTTATCGGCATATACCCAGGGAAATGTATAG
- a CDS encoding YfcC family protein, with amino-acid sequence MNKFPNAFVIIFYAILFAWILTFIIPKGNYQREHNIVNNQTSVVPNSYEQKEAPNLSAFNALLAIPKGIAGRADLIVLILLLGGCFYLIEKTGALNQGLNKLITLLKGEEIYALTIITLLFLTAGFTIALQEEIIAMTPILLLFGRTLGYNPSTIVTASYGSAVVGAAFSPFNPFGVLIAQKEADVELLSGAGYRLIFLLIASVVWILFIVHYAGRNRVEKSKLDLNIEGLTSRNKVILTLLALTFGIVTYGLIAQSWGFNEMSVCFFVLAILCGLVANFGLNKTTEIYVDGFKEMISACVIIGLANSITIILSEGLIVDTIVYGLFSPLQDVPPSISAVLMMISQTVLHFPIPSYSGQAILTMPILTPLADLIGLSRQVCVLAYQYGAIIMDVIVPTNGALMAVLALAGIKYNNWVRLIIKPTLVILGIASIAILIAVQIGF; translated from the coding sequence ATGAATAAATTTCCTAATGCATTTGTGATCATATTTTATGCAATACTTTTTGCATGGATATTGACTTTTATAATTCCTAAAGGAAACTATCAGCGAGAACATAACATAGTAAATAATCAAACTAGTGTTGTTCCCAATTCATACGAACAAAAAGAAGCACCAAATCTCTCAGCTTTTAATGCGCTCCTCGCCATACCCAAGGGTATTGCCGGACGAGCTGATTTAATTGTATTAATTCTACTGCTTGGTGGATGCTTCTATTTAATTGAAAAAACAGGAGCTCTTAATCAAGGTTTAAATAAACTAATCACGCTTCTTAAAGGAGAGGAAATTTACGCTTTAACAATCATCACCTTATTGTTCTTAACCGCTGGATTTACCATAGCATTACAAGAAGAGATTATTGCAATGACCCCAATTTTACTATTGTTTGGTCGGACTCTTGGCTATAATCCATCAACAATTGTAACCGCTAGCTATGGATCAGCGGTCGTAGGGGCTGCCTTCAGCCCTTTCAATCCTTTTGGAGTGTTGATTGCGCAGAAAGAAGCTGATGTAGAATTATTATCAGGTGCAGGGTACAGGTTAATATTTCTGCTAATTGCCTCTGTAGTTTGGATCTTATTTATCGTACATTATGCAGGAAGAAATCGGGTGGAAAAATCTAAGTTGGATCTTAATATAGAAGGATTAACATCCAGGAATAAAGTGATTTTGACTTTACTTGCGCTCACCTTTGGTATTGTTACTTATGGATTAATTGCTCAAAGCTGGGGTTTCAATGAAATGTCAGTTTGCTTTTTTGTACTGGCTATTCTCTGTGGTTTAGTTGCAAATTTTGGGCTTAATAAAACAACTGAAATTTATGTTGACGGTTTTAAAGAGATGATTTCTGCATGTGTAATCATTGGCCTTGCTAACAGTATTACAATTATTTTGAGTGAGGGGCTAATTGTCGACACGATAGTGTACGGCCTTTTTTCCCCTTTGCAAGATGTGCCCCCTTCCATTTCTGCGGTTCTTATGATGATATCGCAAACCGTTCTACATTTCCCTATTCCGAGTTATTCAGGTCAAGCTATCCTGACCATGCCTATTTTAACTCCACTGGCTGATTTGATTGGACTCTCGAGGCAGGTATGCGTACTTGCCTATCAATATGGAGCGATCATAATGGATGTAATAGTACCTACCAATGGTGCATTAATGGCTGTATTAGCCCTCGCAGGAATTAAGTATAATAATTGGGTAAGGCTTATAATAAAACCTACACTCGTAATCCTAGGAATTGCATCTATTGCAATTTTAATAGCGGTACAAATTGGGTTTTAA
- a CDS encoding LLM class flavin-dependent oxidoreductase, whose amino-acid sequence MKKIGFLSFGHWAEHPAYDANTASDTLLQSIDLAVAAEEIGIDGAYFRVHHFAQQLASPFPLLAAIGAKTQKIEIGTGVIDMRYENPLYMIENAGAADLISEGRLQLGVSRGSPEQVIDGWKYFGYSLEEGDNDADMGRKKALEFFEKLKGVGFAKPNPNPMFPNPPGLLRLEPHAEGLRDRIWWGSASDATAVWAAEIGMNLQSSTLKYDESGKPFHIQQAEQIRAYREAWIKAGHQREPRVSVSRSIFALVNDQDKYYFGGEANRRDKVGMIEADKQAIFGRSYAAEPEQLIKELAQDEAIQEADTLLLTIPNTLGVDYNVHVLESILKYVAPELGWR is encoded by the coding sequence ATGAAAAAAATAGGATTCTTATCATTTGGTCATTGGGCAGAGCATCCTGCTTATGATGCAAATACCGCAAGTGACACCTTGCTTCAGTCCATTGATCTGGCAGTGGCAGCAGAAGAAATTGGAATTGATGGGGCATATTTTAGGGTACATCATTTTGCCCAGCAACTGGCTTCACCATTTCCCTTGTTGGCTGCTATAGGAGCTAAAACCCAAAAAATTGAAATCGGTACTGGTGTTATTGATATGCGATATGAAAATCCGTTGTATATGATAGAAAATGCAGGAGCTGCCGACTTGATTTCAGAAGGTAGATTGCAGTTAGGAGTAAGCAGAGGTTCGCCAGAGCAGGTAATTGACGGATGGAAATATTTCGGCTATAGTCTGGAAGAAGGAGATAATGATGCCGATATGGGAAGAAAGAAAGCACTAGAGTTTTTTGAAAAACTAAAAGGGGTAGGCTTTGCAAAGCCAAATCCCAACCCCATGTTTCCTAACCCACCAGGCTTATTGAGATTAGAACCGCATGCAGAGGGACTGCGTGACCGTATTTGGTGGGGATCTGCTTCAGATGCTACCGCAGTCTGGGCAGCAGAAATTGGCATGAACCTCCAAAGCTCTACCTTGAAATATGACGAGAGCGGAAAGCCATTTCATATCCAGCAAGCAGAACAGATCAGGGCTTACAGGGAGGCTTGGATAAAAGCCGGTCATCAGCGCGAACCAAGAGTTTCCGTGAGTAGGTCGATCTTTGCTTTGGTAAACGATCAGGATAAGTATTATTTCGGAGGGGAAGCCAATAGGAGGGATAAGGTTGGGATGATAGAAGCAGATAAGCAGGCTATTTTCGGAAGAAGTTATGCCGCAGAACCAGAACAATTGATTAAAGAATTGGCCCAGGATGAGGCCATACAGGAAGCAGATACCCTTTTATTGACCATTCCAAATACCTTGGGTGTGGATTATAATGTTCACGTACTTGAATCCATTTTAAAGTACGTTGCACCAGAATTGGGTTGGCGCTAG
- a CDS encoding TetR family transcriptional regulator → MALTSITEIRRQEILKAFYQTAQEEGLENTSLAKIAKILDVQPSLIVHYFKNKEELLSALIDYCLEKYSLIFEQEFSKPGEPRKKIKILIERLFSKDWNELFDDGVFYSCYALIFRSVEIREKFKILHEGLRSNLTSIIQQYLTEVGQDAQLAETISHQIFILVDGSYYFINMIPDKKEQEFHLNTAKKLAQTLLGLEK, encoded by the coding sequence ATGGCACTAACCAGCATTACTGAAATCCGAAGGCAGGAAATCCTCAAGGCATTTTACCAAACCGCTCAAGAAGAAGGACTTGAAAACACTTCCCTGGCGAAAATTGCCAAAATCCTGGATGTCCAACCGAGCTTGATTGTACATTATTTCAAAAACAAAGAGGAATTGCTTTCGGCTTTAATCGATTACTGTCTGGAAAAGTACTCGCTCATTTTTGAGCAGGAATTCTCAAAACCAGGTGAACCGCGAAAGAAAATCAAGATCCTAATAGAGCGGTTGTTTTCAAAAGATTGGAATGAGCTATTTGATGATGGGGTATTTTACAGTTGCTATGCGCTGATTTTCAGAAGTGTAGAAATCAGAGAAAAGTTTAAAATTCTCCATGAAGGATTAAGGTCTAACCTGACGAGCATCATCCAGCAATATCTGACTGAAGTAGGACAGGACGCTCAACTTGCAGAGACTATATCCCATCAGATTTTTATTTTGGTCGATGGGAGCTATTACTTTATCAATATGATCCCTGACAAAAAAGAACAGGAATTTCATTTAAACACTGCAAAAAAACTGGCCCAAACTCTGTTGGGTTTAGAAAAGTAA
- a CDS encoding SusC/RagA family TonB-linked outer membrane protein, producing MKNGYCFIIKCFCLLFIALSLSMTAWAQGQVSGVVLDEQSEPVPGVSILLKGTLTGTVTDLDGKFSLDAKQGAVLVFSYIGYQSQEVIVQGMSSLEVKLFPSVTDLNGVVVTALGVEKNVKSLGYAVQEVDGDRLMKAREPNLINSLTGQIAGLQVNNSTALFQDPQISLRGARPLIVIDGIPSTDNDYWKINADDVESINVLKGATASALYGAIGRNGALMITTKRGGMGTKVEVNSSTLFQPSYLVVPEVQTVYGNGDNGRYGYIDGSGRGTEGFGWIWGPKLNQPDPNTASGFVELPQYNSPVDPATGERIPIPFISRGENNIQNFFQKGLISTNNFNITSGTENGNFRISGSHVYQKGLVPNTDLNNTSFSVSGGYKISDKLSTDASLTYNRQYTDNFPETPYGPENYLYNLVLWTGVDVDVRDLRDYWVEGQEGFQQKHFNNTYYNNPYFQAYEYQRGYYKDNTFGQVKFDYQITPDLILTARTGMNNYALDRTDKEPKSYVKYGRVSRGNFYIYNSAQINMNTDLILNYSKRIGKNWGIDSNVGVANRFVRFRSESINTDGLAIPNFYNLANSEQPLAGGNSLTKEKINSAYGSVDIDFMNAVFLTITGRNDWVSTLPIENNSFFYPSVGLATTVSDFMDMPSFWDFAKIRMSWSQVADGRISSTPNLPSNPYSHIQAYSTGTNWDGNPSLFFPASLINPDIRPETSDSYEIGLDSRFFGGRMGVDLTYYQIRDYNNLISVPVSEASGYSSRLENGAEFKRTGFEVMFNALPIQKNDFVWEVNLNFSTYKRVLSESFDGTDRFGNLVVGDRTDQLFSSSQYQRTPEGELIIGANGFPIRDPFQRSMGFSNPDFIFGIQNRFTYKGLSLGFSFDGRSGGTIYSTTSEKMWWGGTHPGTVNQFRDDANEGLDTYVAKGVVVTGGTVEYDDFGTIVNDTRTYAENERAINYIAWNKTTLNADLTHYFDASYVKLRELSISYQIPQQILSRSFLNSANISLVGRNLLLWSNVENIDPDSGVDNLQTPSVRNIGFNINLEF from the coding sequence ATGAAAAATGGTTACTGTTTTATCATCAAGTGCTTTTGCTTGCTTTTTATAGCATTGTCATTGAGCATGACGGCTTGGGCACAAGGTCAGGTCAGTGGAGTGGTACTGGACGAGCAATCGGAACCAGTTCCTGGTGTTAGCATATTATTGAAGGGGACCTTGACAGGTACTGTCACTGATCTGGATGGCAAGTTCAGTCTTGATGCTAAGCAGGGAGCTGTTTTGGTTTTTTCCTATATCGGTTATCAAAGTCAGGAGGTAATAGTACAGGGAATGTCTTCTTTAGAGGTAAAGCTTTTTCCTTCTGTGACTGATCTTAATGGGGTGGTCGTGACCGCACTGGGGGTGGAGAAAAATGTCAAATCCCTGGGCTATGCGGTGCAGGAGGTAGATGGAGACAGGCTTATGAAAGCCAGGGAACCTAATCTGATTAATTCACTGACAGGACAGATTGCGGGACTACAGGTAAACAACTCCACGGCTTTGTTCCAGGATCCTCAAATTTCACTTCGCGGTGCCAGACCTTTGATTGTTATTGACGGGATTCCGAGCACTGACAATGATTATTGGAAAATAAATGCGGATGATGTAGAATCGATCAACGTCTTGAAAGGTGCCACGGCTTCTGCATTATATGGTGCAATCGGAAGGAATGGGGCACTGATGATCACGACGAAACGGGGAGGAATGGGAACCAAAGTGGAAGTAAATTCCAGTACCCTATTCCAGCCAAGTTATTTGGTAGTTCCGGAAGTTCAAACCGTCTATGGAAACGGTGACAATGGACGCTATGGGTATATCGATGGTTCTGGCCGGGGCACTGAGGGTTTTGGTTGGATTTGGGGGCCAAAACTAAATCAACCTGACCCCAATACGGCCAGTGGGTTTGTGGAATTACCTCAATACAACAGCCCAGTTGATCCAGCCACAGGAGAGCGTATCCCTATTCCGTTTATTTCCAGAGGCGAGAATAATATCCAGAATTTCTTTCAAAAAGGATTAATCTCTACCAATAATTTTAACATTACCAGTGGAACTGAAAACGGGAATTTCAGGATTTCAGGATCCCATGTTTATCAGAAGGGCTTGGTTCCAAATACCGATCTCAATAACACTTCCTTCTCTGTATCAGGAGGGTACAAAATTTCAGATAAACTGTCCACAGATGCCTCCTTGACCTATAATAGACAATACACGGACAATTTCCCCGAGACTCCATATGGTCCGGAAAACTACCTGTATAACCTGGTGCTATGGACAGGGGTAGATGTGGATGTCAGGGATCTGCGTGATTATTGGGTAGAAGGACAGGAAGGCTTTCAGCAAAAACATTTCAACAATACCTACTACAATAATCCTTACTTCCAGGCTTATGAATACCAGAGAGGATACTATAAGGACAATACTTTCGGACAGGTGAAATTTGACTATCAGATTACCCCTGATCTTATACTCACTGCAAGAACAGGGATGAACAATTACGCACTGGACAGAACGGATAAAGAACCAAAAAGCTATGTGAAATACGGGCGGGTTTCCAGAGGGAATTTTTACATCTATAATTCTGCCCAAATCAATATGAATACGGATCTGATCCTCAATTATTCCAAGAGAATCGGTAAGAACTGGGGGATTGATTCCAATGTTGGGGTGGCTAATCGCTTTGTTCGATTCAGATCTGAAAGCATCAATACGGATGGACTTGCCATTCCTAATTTCTATAACTTGGCCAATTCTGAACAACCGCTGGCAGGTGGCAATAGCCTGACCAAGGAGAAAATCAATTCGGCTTACGGGTCGGTTGACATTGATTTCATGAATGCGGTTTTTCTTACCATCACGGGCAGAAATGACTGGGTATCCACTTTACCGATTGAAAACAATTCATTCTTTTATCCTTCAGTCGGATTGGCAACTACAGTTTCTGATTTCATGGATATGCCTTCCTTCTGGGATTTCGCAAAAATCAGAATGAGTTGGTCCCAGGTAGCTGATGGTCGAATTTCTTCAACCCCTAACCTTCCTTCAAACCCTTACAGCCATATTCAGGCATATAGCACGGGCACTAACTGGGATGGAAATCCTTCCCTGTTTTTTCCGGCTTCTCTGATAAATCCTGATATCCGGCCTGAAACTTCCGATAGCTATGAGATCGGATTGGATAGCCGCTTTTTCGGTGGTCGAATGGGAGTGGATCTGACCTATTACCAAATCAGGGATTATAATAATCTGATTTCAGTTCCGGTATCGGAGGCTTCAGGGTATTCCTCACGACTGGAAAACGGTGCGGAATTCAAAAGAACTGGTTTTGAAGTCATGTTCAATGCGCTTCCAATTCAAAAGAATGACTTTGTATGGGAAGTCAACCTTAACTTCAGTACCTATAAAAGGGTCTTGAGCGAAAGTTTTGATGGCACTGACCGCTTTGGGAATTTGGTAGTCGGAGACCGGACAGACCAGTTGTTTTCATCCAGTCAATATCAGCGGACCCCAGAAGGAGAATTGATCATCGGAGCAAACGGATTTCCGATTCGTGATCCTTTCCAACGAAGCATGGGCTTCAGCAACCCTGATTTTATCTTCGGAATCCAAAACAGGTTTACATATAAAGGGCTTAGCCTCGGATTTTCGTTTGATGGAAGATCAGGAGGGACGATTTATTCTACAACCTCGGAGAAAATGTGGTGGGGAGGGACCCATCCAGGTACAGTCAATCAATTCAGGGACGACGCTAACGAAGGCTTGGATACTTATGTGGCCAAAGGTGTAGTAGTCACAGGGGGTACTGTGGAATATGATGATTTCGGTACTATCGTAAACGACACCCGGACTTATGCTGAGAATGAACGGGCTATCAATTACATCGCATGGAACAAAACCACCCTCAATGCGGATCTGACACATTACTTTGACGCGAGCTACGTGAAGCTAAGAGAACTGTCTATCTCCTATCAAATACCGCAGCAGATTTTGTCCAGGTCTTTCCTGAATTCTGCAAATATCTCTCTGGTAGGTAGAAATCTGCTTCTATGGTCAAATGTGGAAAACATTGATCCTGATTCCGGAGTGGACAATCTTCAAACTCCTTCTGTCAGAAACATAGGATTCAATATCAACCTTGAGTTTTAA